GAATTGGTTAAAGATGAAAATGCTTTTATTCGCCCAAGCGCATCTGGAGAAACTTTAGGCGGCGTGGCACGTAAAACCCGGGAAACAATTATTTTATGTGAGGCTGCAGGTTTTGACACGATAATTATAGAAACGGTTGGTGTCGGTCAAAGTGAAACCGCTGTTCACAGTATGGTTGATTTTTTTCTTTTATTGAAAATTTCGGGTGCCGGCGATGAGCTTCAAGGCATCAAACGAGGCATTATGGAAATGGCTGACGCGATTGTAATCAATAAAGCTGATGGTGATAACATTAAAAAAGCCAATCAGGCAAAACTCGAGTTCAACAGGGCTTTGCATTTATTTCCTCCAAAAAAATCAAACTGGCAACCAAAAGTAACCACTTGCAGTGCCATTACAAAAGACGGAATTTCAGATATATGGAATACGATTTCTGAGTATTTCGAAATGACTAAAGAAACCGGTTTCTTCCAGGAAAAAAGGAACGAACAAAATCATTTCTGGATGATGGAAACCATAAATGAGCAATTAAAATCAAACTTCTTTAATCAGCCTGAAATTATGGCACTTTTAGAACAAAACAAAAAAGCAGTGCTAAATCATGAAATTTCACCTTTTGCAGCTGCTCAGAGTTTGTTACTAATGTACTTCAAAAAACAATAAAAGCTTTTTTCTACCATATAAGTTATATAAGAAAATTTAAATTTTAGCATTTATTTTTAAATGAACTTATATAACTTATATGGTGGAAAAACTATTTTTTCCTCAACTTATACTTATTCTCTTTGTATAAATTTCCTGCTGTAATAACGTGCGCCAAAGCATCTTTTGCTAATTCTTCATTTAATTTTACAGGAATTAAAGTTGTATCATTTTTGATTTCGAATTGAAGCGGTTTTAAATTAGGCTGCATAATTACAACTTGATTTTCAACTCTAAAGGCGTTGATATCGTTGAATTGCATAATCGATCTCCCCTGCACTTTTGGATCTAGCTTACTCAGATTTCTTCCCACCATTGGAGTTTCAAACGAAAGTCCTAAATAGCTCAATAATGTTGGAGGAATATCAATTTGACTTGCCAATTTATCATAAACAGCTCCTTTTGGAACTCCGGGTCCCATAATAAGTGCAGGAATATGGAATTTGTTTATTGGCACTAAATTTTTTCCGTATGTTCTGGTATTATGATCCGCAATTACGATAAAGATTGTATTTTTAAAATAAGGTTCCTTTTTAGCCATTTCGAAGAATTTTCCAATAGAAAAATCGGCATATTTCATTGCATTATTTACCGTTGCAGGTTTCTTATCGTATGGCTTAATTCTTCCCTCAGGATATTCAAAAGGTTCATGATTTGAAGTCGAGAACATCAATGAGAAGAATGGTTTATCTCCTTTTGCTTTAAAGTAGTTATTCGCTTTAGTAACCAAATCTTCATCAGAGTAACCCCAGGTTCCTTTGAAAGCGTATTTATTTCCATCAGACTCAAAATCTTCCTGATCCACAATATAGCTAAAACCGTTTCCGTTGAAAAACGAAGCCATATCGTCAAAATTTGCCATTCCACCATAAATAAAACTAGTGTCATAACCTTTTTGCTTCAAAGCATCGGCTAATGTGAAAAATCCGTGTTGCGAGTTTCCTAACTTTACAACACTCTCAGATGGCGAAGGCAAAAATCCGGTCACAACCGCTTCAATTCCTCGAACACTTCTTGTTCCTGTACAATATAAATTGGTAAACAATAAACCTTCTTTCGACAATTTATCAAATTCCGGCGTTAATGGTTTTCCACCTAGAATTCCAACATATTCAGCTCCTAAACTTTCTTGTAGAAAAATCACTAAGTTGTATGGCTTTTTCATAACTGAATCCGGTTGCTGCACATGCAGAAAAGGAATTTCGGCATCTGTAAAATCATTTGGACCGGCAATCATGTATTTTTTTACACGGGCAATTGCTTCGGCTTCATCCATTTTACCATACATCTTGGTATTTCCTTCATTTTTAATCGAATAAGCAGCAAAAGCTACTGTATAAAATGAATTTAATCCTAAAGTATTTGTCAATTGATCTGTCGAGAAAACGGCGTTACTCGAATTGATTGGTCGTTTTGAAGTAAGACTTGAACGTGCTCCAAAAAACAATAAAAAAGCAAGTAATGGAAAAACCATTAATTTGAATTTATATTCAGCACTAGTCGTGTAGAAGTATTTTTTTCCCTTTTTGAAAGCAAAATACAAGACAACTCCTAAAATTAAAAAAGTCACAATGATGGAAGTCAAATAACTTTTTAAAAGCATTGGGACTACTTCTTTTGGATAAATCAGATAATCTAAGAAAATCTTATTCGGACGTGTGTCATATTGTTTTACAAAATCTGGTGAAGCCAATTCTACAAAAAGAATCAGAAACAGAAATAAGAAACTATAAATTACCAGAAATTTATTGGTGAACTTTAGCCATTTGTTTGGTAAAAACGTAATTAAAACGGCCGGAAGAAATGATAAATAACAAAGTAATATCATATCCATTCGAAGTCCGATTGGGAAAATATACCAGAAATTTGGTGTTTCTACTACTCTGTCTTTAAAAAGAAAAAGTAAAAAGATTCGGCTTAAAGTAGTAATTAGCAATCCGATTGCTATAAAATTGAAAATGGGTTTTAAATAACTTAATTTTTTCATTAGATGATTTAAATTAATTTTTGGTTGAAATATGGGGAGACACAAACTCACCAAGTTTTTGTTCAATT
This genomic interval from uncultured Flavobacterium sp. contains the following:
- the meaB gene encoding methylmalonyl Co-A mutase-associated GTPase MeaB gives rise to the protein MSSSKKQSSSLQEKAGISSPEITNVSAINQIKNKRRQQPSAAELISGILSGNITALSRAITLIESTNPEHAAKADEIIKGCLPYANKSFRIGITGVPGVGKSTFIEAFGTYLTQAGKKVAVLAVDPSSSISHGSILGDKTRMEELVKDENAFIRPSASGETLGGVARKTRETIILCEAAGFDTIIIETVGVGQSETAVHSMVDFFLLLKISGAGDELQGIKRGIMEMADAIVINKADGDNIKKANQAKLEFNRALHLFPPKKSNWQPKVTTCSAITKDGISDIWNTISEYFEMTKETGFFQEKRNEQNHFWMMETINEQLKSNFFNQPEIMALLEQNKKAVLNHEISPFAAAQSLLLMYFKKQ
- a CDS encoding LTA synthase family protein: MKKLSYLKPIFNFIAIGLLITTLSRIFLLFLFKDRVVETPNFWYIFPIGLRMDMILLCYLSFLPAVLITFLPNKWLKFTNKFLVIYSFLFLFLILFVELASPDFVKQYDTRPNKIFLDYLIYPKEVVPMLLKSYLTSIIVTFLILGVVLYFAFKKGKKYFYTTSAEYKFKLMVFPLLAFLLFFGARSSLTSKRPINSSNAVFSTDQLTNTLGLNSFYTVAFAAYSIKNEGNTKMYGKMDEAEAIARVKKYMIAGPNDFTDAEIPFLHVQQPDSVMKKPYNLVIFLQESLGAEYVGILGGKPLTPEFDKLSKEGLLFTNLYCTGTRSVRGIEAVVTGFLPSPSESVVKLGNSQHGFFTLADALKQKGYDTSFIYGGMANFDDMASFFNGNGFSYIVDQEDFESDGNKYAFKGTWGYSDEDLVTKANNYFKAKGDKPFFSLMFSTSNHEPFEYPEGRIKPYDKKPATVNNAMKYADFSIGKFFEMAKKEPYFKNTIFIVIADHNTRTYGKNLVPINKFHIPALIMGPGVPKGAVYDKLASQIDIPPTLLSYLGLSFETPMVGRNLSKLDPKVQGRSIMQFNDINAFRVENQVVIMQPNLKPLQFEIKNDTTLIPVKLNEELAKDALAHVITAGNLYKENKYKLRKK